The Sesamum indicum cultivar Zhongzhi No. 13 linkage group LG1, S_indicum_v1.0, whole genome shotgun sequence genome includes a window with the following:
- the LOC105160040 gene encoding ATP-dependent DNA helicase homolog RECG, chloroplastic isoform X2, protein MAVTTLAVHMCSMGFGEKCLRHAVNFEAERAYRNIFGRRLRFCLSSGFRSKHKFPEKLLKGVDGCEKESAFMGYSGLDELIGNSRSREKFIENLKGENFEFDAALACKQFPSITLGCFPTVELYDGPACYSQITESLVPQILGGSIPSHIDANWVDPKCLYQNLQSIYSEMSNMNAPYILEEKVDQCFIHSQSPDWKMETRNALQLTADKPCSNAGSVTQQTATSVAEILDKHINCLTGLTKRQLSQLENCGFHTLRKLLHHFPRTYVDLQNAEMEIDDGQYLIFVGKIMSSRAIRASSSFSFLEVVVACEVADADPNPECTPNKLEERQKRTIYLHLKKFFRGTRFTCSPFLRSIQEKHREGDIVCVSGKVRTMRGKDHFEMREYNIDVLKGEDDSCVYPKGRPYPIYPSKKGLNPEFLRDIISRSLKILPVELDPLPKDVTQDICLPSLSDAYIGIHQPANLNEADLARRRLIFDEFFYLQLGRLFQMLEGLGTKVEKDGLLKRYTKPELNTIFMEEWSSITKTFMKVLPYTLTSSQLRATSEIIWDLKRPVPMNRLLQGDVGCGKTVVAFLACMEVIGSGYQAAFMVPTELLAFQHYEHLLGLLEKIEATNEKPSVALLTGSTPSKQAQLIRKGLQTGDISMVIGTHTLIAEKVEFSALRIAVVDEQHRFGVVQRGRFNSKLYFNSITSQLVSTSSNNSAKNDVAMAPHVLAMSATPIPRSLALALYGDMSLTQITDLPPGRTPVKTYIIEGNEAGFERAYQMMLEDLEAGGKVYLVYPVIEQSEQLPQLRAASADLETISTKFSGYKCGLLHGRMRSDEKEEALRMFRSGETNILLSTQVIEIGVDIPDASMMVVMNAERFGMAQLHQLRGRVGRGERKSKCILLASTSSSLKRLKVLEKSSDGFYLANMDLVLRGPGDLLGKKQSGHLPEFPVARLEVDGNILQDAHHAALKVLETSHDLEKFPDLKAELSMRQPLCPLGD, encoded by the exons ATGGCAGTGACGACATTAGCTGTTCATATGTGCAGCATG GGTTTCGGTGAGAAATGCTTGCGACATGCTGTAAATTTTGAAGCCGAGAGAGCATACAGGAATATATTCGGCAGAAGGCTGAG GTTTTGTTTATCATCAGGCTTCCGATCAAAGCATAAGTTTCCAGAAAAGTTGTTGAAGGGTGTTGATGGTTGTGAAAAG GAATCGGCTTTTATGGGCTACAGTGGTCTTGATGAATTAATTGGCAACAGTAGATCTAGAGAAAAGTTCATTGAGAATCTTAAAGGCgaaaattttgagtttgatGCCGCCTTGGCATGCAAACAATTCCCTTCCATTACCTTGGGTTGCTTCCCAACCGTGGAATTGTATGATGGACCTGCGTGCTATTCTCAAATCACAGAATCACTGGTGCCTCAAATTCTTGGAGGAAGTATTCCCAGTCATATTGATGCAAATTGGGTGGATCCAAAATGTTTGTACCAAAATCTGCAGTCTATATATTCAGAGATGTCGAATATGAATGCCCCTTATATCCTGGAAGAAAAGGTCGACCAATGTTTTATTCATTCTCAGTCACCTGATTGGAAGATGGAGACAAGAAATGCTTTACAACTGACTGCAGATAAACCTTGCAGCAATGCTGGCTCTGTGACCCAACAAACTGCAACCTCAGTGGCAGAAATTCTTGATAAACATATCAACTGCTTAACTGGGCTGACCAAACGCCAGCTCAGTCAGCTAGAAAACTGTGGTTTTCACACG CTGCGGAAACTGCTACATCATTTTCCTCGCACCTATGTCGATTTGCAGAATGCTGAGATGGAAATTGATGATGGACAGTACTTGATCTTTGTGGGGAAAATAATGTCATCAAG AGCAATCCGGGCTAGTTCTTCATTCTCATTTCTGGAGGTAGTCGTGGCTTGTGAGGTTGCAGATGCTGACCCAAATCCTGAGTGCACGCCAAACAAACTTGAAGAAAGACAGAAAAGGacaatatatttgcatttgaAGAAGTTTTTCCGTGGTACCCGCTTCACATGCTCACCTTTTCTAAGAAGTATTCAGGAAAAGCACAGGGAGGGAGATATTGTCTGTGTCAGTGGGAAG GTGCGGACAATGCGCGGTAAAGATCACTTTGAAATGAGGGAGTACAATATCGACGTGCTTAAAGGTGAAGACGACTCATGTGTTTATCCAAAAGGGAGGCCTTATCCAATATATCCTTCAAAAAAAGGTCTTAACCCTGAGTTTCTTAGGGATATTATTTCAAG ATCTTTAAAGATATTGCCAGTCGAACTTGATCCTCTCCCTAAAGATGTTACTCAGGATATATGCCTTCCATCCCTTTCTGAT GCATATATTGGAATTCACCAGCCAGCTAATTTGAACGAGGCTGATTTAGCTCGCAGAAGGCTTATATTTGATGAGTTCTTTTATCTTCAG TTGGGAAGGTTATTCCAAATGCTTGAGGGTCTTGGTACAAAGGTAGAAAAAGATGGATTACTGAAGAGGTACACGAAACCTGAGTTGAACACAATATTTATGGAAGAATGGTCAAGTATCACCAAAACATTCATGAAGGTTCTCCCATATACACTTACATCCAGTCAGCTGCGTGCCACTTCAGAAATAATATGGGATCTAAAACGACCAGTTCCAATGAATAGACTATTACAG GGTGATGTTGGATGCGGTAAGACTGTGGTAGCATTTCTAGCATGCATGGAGGTAATTGGCTCCGGATATCAG GCAGCTTTTATGGTTCCAACTGAGCTTCTAGCTTTCCAGCATTATGAGCATCTTCTTGGATTACTTGAGAAAATAGAGGCGACCAATGAAAAACCTTCTGTTGCTCTGTTGACAGGCTCTACCCCGTCAAAGCAAGCCCAACTTATTCGAAAG GGTCTTCAAACTGGAGATATCTCTATGGTCATTGGAACTCATACTTTAATAGCTGAAAAGGTGGAATTTTCAGCTTTGCGTATTGCTGTTGTTGATGAGCAACATCGTTTTGGTGTCGTTCAAAGAGGACGCTTCAACAGCAAG TTATATTTTAACAGCATAACTTCCCAACTGGTGTCAACTAGTTCAAATAACTCTGCAAAGAATGATGTTGCCATGGCTCCACATGTTCTGGCAATGTCTGCAACACCAATTCCAAGATCACTTGCCCTGGCTTTGTACGGAGACATGTCTCTGACTCAG ATTACTGATTTACCTCCGGGAAGAACACCAGTTAAGACATACATTATTGAAGGAAACGAGGCTGGGTTTGAGAGGGCTTATCAG ATGATGTTGGAGGACTTAGAAGCAGGAGGGAAAGTATATCTCGTCTATCCTGTAATCGAGCAGTCTGAACAACTGCCTCAACTCCGTGCTGCTTCAGCTGATCTTGAAACTATCTCGACGAAGTTTTCTGGTTATAAATGTGGACTGTTACATGGAAGAATGAGAAGTGATGAGAAGGAAGAAGCTCTGAGGATGTTTCGATCTGGAGAAACAAATATATTGCTGTCGACACAAGTAATTGAGATTGGGGTCGATATACCAGATGCATCCATGATGGTTGTAATGAATGCTGAGAGATTTGGGATGGCACAGCTGCACCAACTTCGAGGTAGAGTCGGACGTGGAGAGAGGAAATCCAAGTGTATATTATTAGCATCTACTAGCTCTAGCCTAAAACGATTGAAGGTGCTGGAGAAGTCATCGGATGGTTTCTACCTAGCAAATATGGACCTTGTCCTTCGTGGACCTGGTGACTTGCTAGGTAAAAAACAGTCAGGTCACCTGCCAGAGTTTCCTGTGGCTAGGTTAGAGGTAGATGGGAATATTCTTCAGGATGCACATCATGCGGCACTG AAAGTCTTGGAAACTTCACATGATCTGGAGAAATTTCCGGACCTGAAAGCTGAGCTTAGCATGCGACAGCCGCTGTGTCCTCTAGGAGATTGA
- the LOC105160040 gene encoding ATP-dependent DNA helicase homolog RECG, chloroplastic isoform X1 gives MRIDHIGLQADCSCIASVLNQAELSLKEGFGEKCLRHAVNFEAERAYRNIFGRRLRFCLSSGFRSKHKFPEKLLKGVDGCEKESAFMGYSGLDELIGNSRSREKFIENLKGENFEFDAALACKQFPSITLGCFPTVELYDGPACYSQITESLVPQILGGSIPSHIDANWVDPKCLYQNLQSIYSEMSNMNAPYILEEKVDQCFIHSQSPDWKMETRNALQLTADKPCSNAGSVTQQTATSVAEILDKHINCLTGLTKRQLSQLENCGFHTLRKLLHHFPRTYVDLQNAEMEIDDGQYLIFVGKIMSSRAIRASSSFSFLEVVVACEVADADPNPECTPNKLEERQKRTIYLHLKKFFRGTRFTCSPFLRSIQEKHREGDIVCVSGKVRTMRGKDHFEMREYNIDVLKGEDDSCVYPKGRPYPIYPSKKGLNPEFLRDIISRSLKILPVELDPLPKDVTQDICLPSLSDAYIGIHQPANLNEADLARRRLIFDEFFYLQLGRLFQMLEGLGTKVEKDGLLKRYTKPELNTIFMEEWSSITKTFMKVLPYTLTSSQLRATSEIIWDLKRPVPMNRLLQGDVGCGKTVVAFLACMEVIGSGYQAAFMVPTELLAFQHYEHLLGLLEKIEATNEKPSVALLTGSTPSKQAQLIRKGLQTGDISMVIGTHTLIAEKVEFSALRIAVVDEQHRFGVVQRGRFNSKLYFNSITSQLVSTSSNNSAKNDVAMAPHVLAMSATPIPRSLALALYGDMSLTQITDLPPGRTPVKTYIIEGNEAGFERAYQMMLEDLEAGGKVYLVYPVIEQSEQLPQLRAASADLETISTKFSGYKCGLLHGRMRSDEKEEALRMFRSGETNILLSTQVIEIGVDIPDASMMVVMNAERFGMAQLHQLRGRVGRGERKSKCILLASTSSSLKRLKVLEKSSDGFYLANMDLVLRGPGDLLGKKQSGHLPEFPVARLEVDGNILQDAHHAALKVLETSHDLEKFPDLKAELSMRQPLCPLGD, from the exons ATGAGAATAGACCATATTGGGCTCCAAGCAGATTGTTCATGTATTGCATCGGTGCTCAACCAAGCTGAACTTAGCCTGAAAGAG GGTTTCGGTGAGAAATGCTTGCGACATGCTGTAAATTTTGAAGCCGAGAGAGCATACAGGAATATATTCGGCAGAAGGCTGAG GTTTTGTTTATCATCAGGCTTCCGATCAAAGCATAAGTTTCCAGAAAAGTTGTTGAAGGGTGTTGATGGTTGTGAAAAG GAATCGGCTTTTATGGGCTACAGTGGTCTTGATGAATTAATTGGCAACAGTAGATCTAGAGAAAAGTTCATTGAGAATCTTAAAGGCgaaaattttgagtttgatGCCGCCTTGGCATGCAAACAATTCCCTTCCATTACCTTGGGTTGCTTCCCAACCGTGGAATTGTATGATGGACCTGCGTGCTATTCTCAAATCACAGAATCACTGGTGCCTCAAATTCTTGGAGGAAGTATTCCCAGTCATATTGATGCAAATTGGGTGGATCCAAAATGTTTGTACCAAAATCTGCAGTCTATATATTCAGAGATGTCGAATATGAATGCCCCTTATATCCTGGAAGAAAAGGTCGACCAATGTTTTATTCATTCTCAGTCACCTGATTGGAAGATGGAGACAAGAAATGCTTTACAACTGACTGCAGATAAACCTTGCAGCAATGCTGGCTCTGTGACCCAACAAACTGCAACCTCAGTGGCAGAAATTCTTGATAAACATATCAACTGCTTAACTGGGCTGACCAAACGCCAGCTCAGTCAGCTAGAAAACTGTGGTTTTCACACG CTGCGGAAACTGCTACATCATTTTCCTCGCACCTATGTCGATTTGCAGAATGCTGAGATGGAAATTGATGATGGACAGTACTTGATCTTTGTGGGGAAAATAATGTCATCAAG AGCAATCCGGGCTAGTTCTTCATTCTCATTTCTGGAGGTAGTCGTGGCTTGTGAGGTTGCAGATGCTGACCCAAATCCTGAGTGCACGCCAAACAAACTTGAAGAAAGACAGAAAAGGacaatatatttgcatttgaAGAAGTTTTTCCGTGGTACCCGCTTCACATGCTCACCTTTTCTAAGAAGTATTCAGGAAAAGCACAGGGAGGGAGATATTGTCTGTGTCAGTGGGAAG GTGCGGACAATGCGCGGTAAAGATCACTTTGAAATGAGGGAGTACAATATCGACGTGCTTAAAGGTGAAGACGACTCATGTGTTTATCCAAAAGGGAGGCCTTATCCAATATATCCTTCAAAAAAAGGTCTTAACCCTGAGTTTCTTAGGGATATTATTTCAAG ATCTTTAAAGATATTGCCAGTCGAACTTGATCCTCTCCCTAAAGATGTTACTCAGGATATATGCCTTCCATCCCTTTCTGAT GCATATATTGGAATTCACCAGCCAGCTAATTTGAACGAGGCTGATTTAGCTCGCAGAAGGCTTATATTTGATGAGTTCTTTTATCTTCAG TTGGGAAGGTTATTCCAAATGCTTGAGGGTCTTGGTACAAAGGTAGAAAAAGATGGATTACTGAAGAGGTACACGAAACCTGAGTTGAACACAATATTTATGGAAGAATGGTCAAGTATCACCAAAACATTCATGAAGGTTCTCCCATATACACTTACATCCAGTCAGCTGCGTGCCACTTCAGAAATAATATGGGATCTAAAACGACCAGTTCCAATGAATAGACTATTACAG GGTGATGTTGGATGCGGTAAGACTGTGGTAGCATTTCTAGCATGCATGGAGGTAATTGGCTCCGGATATCAG GCAGCTTTTATGGTTCCAACTGAGCTTCTAGCTTTCCAGCATTATGAGCATCTTCTTGGATTACTTGAGAAAATAGAGGCGACCAATGAAAAACCTTCTGTTGCTCTGTTGACAGGCTCTACCCCGTCAAAGCAAGCCCAACTTATTCGAAAG GGTCTTCAAACTGGAGATATCTCTATGGTCATTGGAACTCATACTTTAATAGCTGAAAAGGTGGAATTTTCAGCTTTGCGTATTGCTGTTGTTGATGAGCAACATCGTTTTGGTGTCGTTCAAAGAGGACGCTTCAACAGCAAG TTATATTTTAACAGCATAACTTCCCAACTGGTGTCAACTAGTTCAAATAACTCTGCAAAGAATGATGTTGCCATGGCTCCACATGTTCTGGCAATGTCTGCAACACCAATTCCAAGATCACTTGCCCTGGCTTTGTACGGAGACATGTCTCTGACTCAG ATTACTGATTTACCTCCGGGAAGAACACCAGTTAAGACATACATTATTGAAGGAAACGAGGCTGGGTTTGAGAGGGCTTATCAG ATGATGTTGGAGGACTTAGAAGCAGGAGGGAAAGTATATCTCGTCTATCCTGTAATCGAGCAGTCTGAACAACTGCCTCAACTCCGTGCTGCTTCAGCTGATCTTGAAACTATCTCGACGAAGTTTTCTGGTTATAAATGTGGACTGTTACATGGAAGAATGAGAAGTGATGAGAAGGAAGAAGCTCTGAGGATGTTTCGATCTGGAGAAACAAATATATTGCTGTCGACACAAGTAATTGAGATTGGGGTCGATATACCAGATGCATCCATGATGGTTGTAATGAATGCTGAGAGATTTGGGATGGCACAGCTGCACCAACTTCGAGGTAGAGTCGGACGTGGAGAGAGGAAATCCAAGTGTATATTATTAGCATCTACTAGCTCTAGCCTAAAACGATTGAAGGTGCTGGAGAAGTCATCGGATGGTTTCTACCTAGCAAATATGGACCTTGTCCTTCGTGGACCTGGTGACTTGCTAGGTAAAAAACAGTCAGGTCACCTGCCAGAGTTTCCTGTGGCTAGGTTAGAGGTAGATGGGAATATTCTTCAGGATGCACATCATGCGGCACTG AAAGTCTTGGAAACTTCACATGATCTGGAGAAATTTCCGGACCTGAAAGCTGAGCTTAGCATGCGACAGCCGCTGTGTCCTCTAGGAGATTGA
- the LOC105160040 gene encoding ATP-dependent DNA helicase homolog RECG, chloroplastic isoform X3, whose translation MGYSGLDELIGNSRSREKFIENLKGENFEFDAALACKQFPSITLGCFPTVELYDGPACYSQITESLVPQILGGSIPSHIDANWVDPKCLYQNLQSIYSEMSNMNAPYILEEKVDQCFIHSQSPDWKMETRNALQLTADKPCSNAGSVTQQTATSVAEILDKHINCLTGLTKRQLSQLENCGFHTLRKLLHHFPRTYVDLQNAEMEIDDGQYLIFVGKIMSSRAIRASSSFSFLEVVVACEVADADPNPECTPNKLEERQKRTIYLHLKKFFRGTRFTCSPFLRSIQEKHREGDIVCVSGKVRTMRGKDHFEMREYNIDVLKGEDDSCVYPKGRPYPIYPSKKGLNPEFLRDIISRSLKILPVELDPLPKDVTQDICLPSLSDAYIGIHQPANLNEADLARRRLIFDEFFYLQLGRLFQMLEGLGTKVEKDGLLKRYTKPELNTIFMEEWSSITKTFMKVLPYTLTSSQLRATSEIIWDLKRPVPMNRLLQGDVGCGKTVVAFLACMEVIGSGYQAAFMVPTELLAFQHYEHLLGLLEKIEATNEKPSVALLTGSTPSKQAQLIRKGLQTGDISMVIGTHTLIAEKVEFSALRIAVVDEQHRFGVVQRGRFNSKLYFNSITSQLVSTSSNNSAKNDVAMAPHVLAMSATPIPRSLALALYGDMSLTQITDLPPGRTPVKTYIIEGNEAGFERAYQMMLEDLEAGGKVYLVYPVIEQSEQLPQLRAASADLETISTKFSGYKCGLLHGRMRSDEKEEALRMFRSGETNILLSTQVIEIGVDIPDASMMVVMNAERFGMAQLHQLRGRVGRGERKSKCILLASTSSSLKRLKVLEKSSDGFYLANMDLVLRGPGDLLGKKQSGHLPEFPVARLEVDGNILQDAHHAALKVLETSHDLEKFPDLKAELSMRQPLCPLGD comes from the exons ATGGGCTACAGTGGTCTTGATGAATTAATTGGCAACAGTAGATCTAGAGAAAAGTTCATTGAGAATCTTAAAGGCgaaaattttgagtttgatGCCGCCTTGGCATGCAAACAATTCCCTTCCATTACCTTGGGTTGCTTCCCAACCGTGGAATTGTATGATGGACCTGCGTGCTATTCTCAAATCACAGAATCACTGGTGCCTCAAATTCTTGGAGGAAGTATTCCCAGTCATATTGATGCAAATTGGGTGGATCCAAAATGTTTGTACCAAAATCTGCAGTCTATATATTCAGAGATGTCGAATATGAATGCCCCTTATATCCTGGAAGAAAAGGTCGACCAATGTTTTATTCATTCTCAGTCACCTGATTGGAAGATGGAGACAAGAAATGCTTTACAACTGACTGCAGATAAACCTTGCAGCAATGCTGGCTCTGTGACCCAACAAACTGCAACCTCAGTGGCAGAAATTCTTGATAAACATATCAACTGCTTAACTGGGCTGACCAAACGCCAGCTCAGTCAGCTAGAAAACTGTGGTTTTCACACG CTGCGGAAACTGCTACATCATTTTCCTCGCACCTATGTCGATTTGCAGAATGCTGAGATGGAAATTGATGATGGACAGTACTTGATCTTTGTGGGGAAAATAATGTCATCAAG AGCAATCCGGGCTAGTTCTTCATTCTCATTTCTGGAGGTAGTCGTGGCTTGTGAGGTTGCAGATGCTGACCCAAATCCTGAGTGCACGCCAAACAAACTTGAAGAAAGACAGAAAAGGacaatatatttgcatttgaAGAAGTTTTTCCGTGGTACCCGCTTCACATGCTCACCTTTTCTAAGAAGTATTCAGGAAAAGCACAGGGAGGGAGATATTGTCTGTGTCAGTGGGAAG GTGCGGACAATGCGCGGTAAAGATCACTTTGAAATGAGGGAGTACAATATCGACGTGCTTAAAGGTGAAGACGACTCATGTGTTTATCCAAAAGGGAGGCCTTATCCAATATATCCTTCAAAAAAAGGTCTTAACCCTGAGTTTCTTAGGGATATTATTTCAAG ATCTTTAAAGATATTGCCAGTCGAACTTGATCCTCTCCCTAAAGATGTTACTCAGGATATATGCCTTCCATCCCTTTCTGAT GCATATATTGGAATTCACCAGCCAGCTAATTTGAACGAGGCTGATTTAGCTCGCAGAAGGCTTATATTTGATGAGTTCTTTTATCTTCAG TTGGGAAGGTTATTCCAAATGCTTGAGGGTCTTGGTACAAAGGTAGAAAAAGATGGATTACTGAAGAGGTACACGAAACCTGAGTTGAACACAATATTTATGGAAGAATGGTCAAGTATCACCAAAACATTCATGAAGGTTCTCCCATATACACTTACATCCAGTCAGCTGCGTGCCACTTCAGAAATAATATGGGATCTAAAACGACCAGTTCCAATGAATAGACTATTACAG GGTGATGTTGGATGCGGTAAGACTGTGGTAGCATTTCTAGCATGCATGGAGGTAATTGGCTCCGGATATCAG GCAGCTTTTATGGTTCCAACTGAGCTTCTAGCTTTCCAGCATTATGAGCATCTTCTTGGATTACTTGAGAAAATAGAGGCGACCAATGAAAAACCTTCTGTTGCTCTGTTGACAGGCTCTACCCCGTCAAAGCAAGCCCAACTTATTCGAAAG GGTCTTCAAACTGGAGATATCTCTATGGTCATTGGAACTCATACTTTAATAGCTGAAAAGGTGGAATTTTCAGCTTTGCGTATTGCTGTTGTTGATGAGCAACATCGTTTTGGTGTCGTTCAAAGAGGACGCTTCAACAGCAAG TTATATTTTAACAGCATAACTTCCCAACTGGTGTCAACTAGTTCAAATAACTCTGCAAAGAATGATGTTGCCATGGCTCCACATGTTCTGGCAATGTCTGCAACACCAATTCCAAGATCACTTGCCCTGGCTTTGTACGGAGACATGTCTCTGACTCAG ATTACTGATTTACCTCCGGGAAGAACACCAGTTAAGACATACATTATTGAAGGAAACGAGGCTGGGTTTGAGAGGGCTTATCAG ATGATGTTGGAGGACTTAGAAGCAGGAGGGAAAGTATATCTCGTCTATCCTGTAATCGAGCAGTCTGAACAACTGCCTCAACTCCGTGCTGCTTCAGCTGATCTTGAAACTATCTCGACGAAGTTTTCTGGTTATAAATGTGGACTGTTACATGGAAGAATGAGAAGTGATGAGAAGGAAGAAGCTCTGAGGATGTTTCGATCTGGAGAAACAAATATATTGCTGTCGACACAAGTAATTGAGATTGGGGTCGATATACCAGATGCATCCATGATGGTTGTAATGAATGCTGAGAGATTTGGGATGGCACAGCTGCACCAACTTCGAGGTAGAGTCGGACGTGGAGAGAGGAAATCCAAGTGTATATTATTAGCATCTACTAGCTCTAGCCTAAAACGATTGAAGGTGCTGGAGAAGTCATCGGATGGTTTCTACCTAGCAAATATGGACCTTGTCCTTCGTGGACCTGGTGACTTGCTAGGTAAAAAACAGTCAGGTCACCTGCCAGAGTTTCCTGTGGCTAGGTTAGAGGTAGATGGGAATATTCTTCAGGATGCACATCATGCGGCACTG AAAGTCTTGGAAACTTCACATGATCTGGAGAAATTTCCGGACCTGAAAGCTGAGCTTAGCATGCGACAGCCGCTGTGTCCTCTAGGAGATTGA
- the LOC105160061 gene encoding homeobox-leucine zipper protein HOX3 produces MEIFHHNYSTASLELSIAVPGFSSSPSSGESCGGAMKELDINQVPSPIEEEECMEEEEEDNDSPNNNGIGAASAPRKKLRLTKEQSRLLEQTFLQNHTLNPKEKDALAAELKLKARQVEVWFQNRRARSKMKQTEMECEYLKRWFATLIEQNRRLQKEVEELRAMKVAPPHCRQPLPHTMCPCCDRVITTTTTLLEKGPASGASAATTTSTISSAPITRPY; encoded by the exons ATGGAGATTTTTCATCACAATTATTCTACAGCTAGTTTGGAGTTGAGCATAGCCGTGCCGggcttttcttcttctccatcttCTG gggAAAGCTGTGGTGGTGCAATGAAAGAGCTGGACATAAATCAAGTACCTTCACCgatagaagaagaagaatgcatggaagaagaagaagaagataatgACAGTCCGAACAATAATGGCATCGGGGCGGCCTCGGCCCCTAGGAAGAAACTCCGTCTTACCAAAGAGCAGTCTCGTCTTCTTGAACAAACCTTCTTACAGAATCATACTTTAAACCCT AAAGAGAAGGATGCTTTGGCAGCGGAACTGAAATTGAAGGCAAGGCAAGTGGAGGTGTGGTTTCAAAATCGTCGAGCCAG GAGCAAGATGAAGCAAACAGAAATGGAGTGTGAGTACCTGAAGAGATGGTTTGCAACACTCATAGAACAAAACAGGAGGCTGCAAAAGGAAGTGGAGGAGCTGAGGGCCATGAAGGTGGCGCCTCCACACTGCCGCCAGCCACTGCCACACACTATGTGTCCGTGCTGTGACCGTGTCATCACGACTACTACTACTCTCCTGGAAAAGGGCCCTGCCAGCGGCGCCTCCGCAGCCACTACCACCTCCACCATTTCTTCAGCCCCCATAACCCGCCCCTATTAA